CTCCGACTGCGGCGCCGGCGTCCGCTGCATACCCATCAGAGCCAACGGACTGGGCGAATTCCGGGGTTATGACCGCTCCCCCGATAAGCAGCTTGCAAGTATTTAGGACACCGGAATCTTTGAGGTAGTTAGCAGTTTCGCTCACATTAGGTAAAACCGTACTTAGTAAAGCAGAAATGCCCACGATCTGGGGATTTTCCCTGATGATGGCCTCTTTAAATTGCTCTTTAGGGACATCCACTCCGAGATCAATAATTGCAAACCCTGCTCCCTTGAGCATCATCATGACCAGATTTTTACCCACATCGTGCAGGTCCCCTTTGACCGTTCCCA
This sequence is a window from Deltaproteobacteria bacterium. Protein-coding genes within it:
- a CDS encoding cobalamin B12-binding domain-containing protein, producing the protein MNDTLKQIYQSVLKGKWNETKQWTHQALEEGISVQDIISKGMNAAMDEVGLLFSRNEIFLPEMMIAARAMKAGMEILEPLIVNQEVQQEGKVVLGTVKGDLHDVGKNLVMMMLKGAGFAIIDLGVDVPKEQFKEAIIRENPQIVGISALLSTVLPNVSETANYLKDSGVLNTCKLLIGGAVITPEFAQSVGSDGYAADAGAAVG